In a genomic window of Ipomoea triloba cultivar NCNSP0323 chromosome 3, ASM357664v1:
- the LOC116014052 gene encoding receptor-like protein kinase 5 — translation MVSFFTSRFEIVLISVQLLFLHVHSTTHWQDVEVLKQLKNSVNPSSITPGSCLATWDFSLDPCDNLFTGNFTCGFRCDVVVSSLSRVTELALDHWGYSGSLGSISWNLPYLQTLDLTANSFHGSIPDSLSHLLNLRRISLSRNLFSGPIPASLGALSGLEELYLDYNNLEGTVPLSINRLNNLKRLDLQGNKLTGELPQLPGLNTLYFLDVSNNRISGELPAKLPASLVQLSMRNNTVAGNLPASITAMLSLEVLDLSHNKLSGSIPAPLFTHPSLQQVTVSHNQFGSIDEPAAGKLFHDSQLIAVDLSNNEIRGFLPGFLGLMPRLSSLSLENNKLSGIIPTQYAMKVMEAGEGESRLERLLLGSNYLSGAIPGPLLGLKPGSAKVRLGDNCLYRCPLRLFLCEGGKQKSLTDCKALGHAIP, via the coding sequence ATGGTTAGTTTCTTTACTTCACGTTTCGAAATTGTATTGATTTCTGTTCAGTTACTGTTCTTGCATGTCCATTCAACAACGCATTGGCAAGACGTGGAGGTGTTGAAGCAGCTCAAGAACAGCGTTAATCCCAGTTCAATCACTCCCGGTTCCTGTCTTGCCACCTGGGACTTCTCCCTCGATCCCTGCGACAATTTATTCACCGGAAACTTCACCTGCGGTTTCCGTTGCGACGTCGTCGTTTCCTCCCTATCCAGAGTCACGGAACTCGCTCTTGATCACTGGGGTTATTCCGGTTCACTCGGTTCCATTTCTTGGAACCTCCCTTACCTCCAAACCCTAGACCTCACCGCCAATTCTTTCCATGGCTCTATCCCTGATTCCCTCTCTCACCTCCTAAACCTCCGGAGAATCTCTCTGTCGCGTAATTTGTTTTCTGGGCCCATCCCCGCATCCCTCGGGGCGCTGTCTGGGCTTGAAGAGCTCTACCTCGATTATAACAACCTTGAAGGAACGGTCCCGTTGAGTATTAACCGTCTCAACAACCTTAAACGCCTCGACCTTCAAGGCAACAAGCTCACCGGGGAGCTTCCTCAGCTTCCCGGGTTGAATACCTTGTATTTCCTTGACGTCAGCAACAACAGGATCTCCGGCGAGCTTCCGGCTAAGCTCCCGGCATCTCTCGTCCAGCTCTCCATGAGGAACAACACGGTGGCGGGAAATCTTCCGGCGAGCATAACTGCCATGCTTTCTCTAGAAGTACTGGACCTGAGTCACAACAAACTCAGTGGGTCAATCCCCGCGCCTCTTTTCACCCACCCGTCTCTCCAACAGGTCACCGTTTCACATAACCAATTCGGGTCAATCGACGAACCCGCCGCCGGGAAATTGTTTCACGATTCCCAGCTTATTGCGGTGGACTTGAGCAATAACGAAATCCGCGGGTTTTTACCCGGGTTCTTGGGTTTAATGCCCAGATTATCGTCTCTGTCACTGGAGAACAACAAGTTGTCGGGTATTATACCGACCCAATACGCAATGAAGGTGATGGAGGCGGGTGAAGGGGAATCGCGGTTGGAGAGGCTGCTGCTCGGAAGCAACTACTTGTCCGGAGCAATCCCGGGTCCTCTGCTGGGTCTAAAACCGGGTTCTGCTAAAGTCCGACTGGGGGACAACTGTTTGTACCGTTGTCCGTTGAGATTATTTTTGTGTGAGGGCGGGAAACAAAAATCTTTGACGGACTGTAAGGCCTTGGGGCACGCTATTCCTTGA
- the LOC116013314 gene encoding uncharacterized protein LOC116013314 isoform X1 has product MATTAPITPPWISEDDLLLKNAVEAGASLEALAKGAVQFSRRYTLQELRERWHSLLYDPDISELSSACMIELELSGVSPSLKFNRSENIKGNKEVPQKRKIMSIRKQYYAMRKKIRNEIFNSSDLGFLDEPNLHDFSAHGDDFQQHATHDAVSRDRNVLGDCISDNLGFQEAELTILRNAFPEALGEIAPTPSIAYQTGCTNTADDNQVNEVLRKNGFSEGFSASLQERGTCIQPRIKLSEVPHVPKGNSLSYGKSLVSEECFQPSATSDGEFTDLLPDSLLNLSNDDEILMVDEDVRNIVDKSSDKNAILMDSSDRVQEGGACTHESETFVDSKTIPLPPNGAMPIDSEVVASSTCGPEVSSCSEINLPSNLTSNPDTNKLSDGSICCTLNTEDTEIPCNDDIFLLIHPSTSFGSAVTSPRSARYMDTSSAANQKDAKQGVNSLIRGKDSVQSLGWPHKIGQTILGETRVQHKVVACAVKSKLPDTNRLALLPGDANRALGDSSLGRSLQSISEVPIDRVQERGAARAGMVGDAPDTFPDMTRFAESGSAKAAMESSANPSTSDQEEPPSDDDVPYFSDIEAMILDMDLDPPDLDSYTAKQVIRYHPEESKRTIIRLEQCARSCMHRAMTSHGAFAILYGRHLKYFIKKTEVILGRSTDDIDVDIDLRKEGNANKVSRRQAIIRMERDGSFFLRNIGKSSITVNGKSVDSGKMQFLSSSCLIEIKGMGFVFEINKKHVQRYLDSISQKDKAKLSKFDWSPEGEA; this is encoded by the exons ATGGCAACCACTGCTCCAATCACCCCACCTTGGATTTCCGAAGACGACCTCTTGTTGAAGAACGCCGTCGAG GCTGGTGCTTCTCTGGAAGCACTCGCTAAAGGTGCAGTGCAATTTTCTCGCAGATACACATTACAAGAACTGCGGGAACGGTGGCACTCACTTCTTTACGATCCTGATATTTCAGAGCTTTCTTCTGCTTGTATGATAGAGCTTGAACTTTCTGGTGTCAGCCCTTCTTTAAAGTTTAATAGATCGGAAAACATTAAAGGAAACAAGGAGGTTCCTCAAAAGAGAAAAATCATGAGCATCCGCAAACAGTACTATGCCATGCGAAAGAAAATTCGAAATGAAATTTTCAATTCCTCTGATCTTGGTTTTCTGGATGAACCCAATTTACATGATTTCAGTGCACATGGAGATGATTTTCAGCAGCATGCTACACATGATGCTGTGTCCCGGGACAGAAATGTCCTTGGAGACTGTATTTCAGATAATTTAGGGTTCCAGGAAGCAGAACTGACTATCCTGCGCAATGCTTTCCCAGAAGCATTAGGTGAGATTGCTCCCACCCCTTCTATTGCATATCAGACTGGATGCACAAATACAGCTGATGATAATCAAGTAAATGaagttttgaggaaaaatggATTCTCTGAGGGTTTTTCAGCTTCATTACAGGAGAGGGGTACTTGTATTCAGCCTAGGATTAAACTCAGTGAAGTCCCTCATGTGCCCAAAGGTAATTCCCTTAGCTATGGAAAAAGCTTAGTTAGTGAGGAATGCTTTCAACCGTCAGCTACATCAGATGGTGAATTTACAGATCTACTACCAGATTCCCTTTTGAATCTTTCAAATGACGATGAGATTCTCATGGTGGACGAGGATGTGAGGAACATAGTAGACAAGTCATCTGATAAAAATGCTATTCTCATGGATTCTTCTGATCGCGTTCAGGAAGGTGGGGCATGTACTCATGAATCTGAAACGTTTGTGGATTCAAAAACAATTCCTTTACCTCCAAATGGTGCAATGCCTATCGACTCAGAGGTTGTTGCTTCTTCTACATGTGGTCCAGAAGTTTCTTCTTGTTCAGAGATTAATTTGCCATCTAACTTAACATCAAATCCTGATACAAATAAACTAAGTGATGGTAGCATTTGCTGTACACTAAACACTGAGGACACTGAAATCCCGTGTAATGATGATATATTCTTACTTATCCACCCTTCCACATCATTTGGTTCTGCTGTGACATCACCCAGGAGTGCACGCTATATGGACACATCATCTGCTGCTAATCAGAAGGATGCTAAACAAGGAGTGAACTCCTTAATAAGAGGGAAAGATTCTGTACAATCTCTTGGGTGGCCACACAAGATTGGACAAACCATCTTAGGAGAAACACGTGTTCAGCATAAAGTGGTTGCATGTGCGGTGAAATCCAAATTGCCTGATACCAACCGTCTTGCTTTGCTTCCTGGGGATGCTAACAGGGCACTTGGAGACTCAAGTCTAGGCAGATCCCTGCAATCAATTTCAGAGGTCCCCATTGATAGAGTGCAAGAGCGAGGTGCTGCTAGAGCTGGAATG GTTGGGGATGCACCAGACACATTTCCTGACATGACACGATTTGCTGAATCAGGCTCTGCTAAAGCTGCTATGGAATCGTCAGCCAACCCCTCAACATCAGACCAGGAAGAACCACCAAGTGATGATGATGTCCCTTATTTTTCTGATATTGAAGCTATG ATACTTGACATGGACTTAGATCCACCTGATCTAGACTCATATACTGCAAAACAAG TAATAAGGTATCATCCTGAGGAAAGTAAAAGGACAATCATAAGGTTGGAACAATGTGCTCGTTCTTGTATGCATAGAGCCATGACATCTCATGGGGCTTTTGCCATCTTATATGGCCGTCATCTAAAGTACTTCATCAAGAAAACAGAG GTTATTCTTGGGAGATCAACAGATGACATTGATGTTGATATTGATTTGCGAAAAGAAGGCAATGCGAACAAAGTGTCTAGACGTCAA GCAATTATTAGGATGGAACGGGATGGATCTTTCTTTTTGAGGAATATTGGAAAGAGTTCGATAACAGTGAATGGCAAGTCGGTTGATTCTGGAAAAATGCAGTTTCTAAGTTCTAGTTGTCTGATTGAG ATAAAAGGAATGGGCTTTGTGTTTGAAATCAACAAAAAGCATGTCCAGCGGTACTTGGACAGCATTTCACAGAAAGACAAAGCAAAGCTTAGCAAATTTGATTGGTCACCTGAGGGGGAGGCCTGA
- the LOC116013314 gene encoding uncharacterized protein LOC116013314 isoform X2, with protein MATTAPITPPWISEDDLLLKNAVEAGASLEALAKGAVQFSRRYTLQELRERWHSLLYDPDISELSSACMIELELSGVSPSLKFNRSENIKGNKEVPQKRKIMSIRKQYYAMRKKIRNEIFNSSDLGFLDEPNLHDFSAHGDDFQQHATHDAVSRDRNVLGDCISDNLGFQEAELTILRNAFPEALGEIAPTPSIAYQTGCTNTADDNQVNEVLRKNGFSEGFSASLQERGTCIQPRIKLSEVPHVPKGNSLSYGKSLVSEECFQPSATSDGEFTDLLPDSLLNLSNDDEILMVDEDVRNIVDKSSDKNAILMDSSDRVQEGGACTHESETFVDSKTIPLPPNGAMPIDSEVVASSTCGPEVSSCSEINLPSNLTSNPDTNKLSDGSICCTLNTEDTEIPCNDDIFLLIHPSTSFGSAVTSPRSARYMDTSSAANQKDAKQGVNSLIRGKDSVQSLGWPHKIGQTILGETRVQHKVVACAVKSKLPDTNRLALLPGDANRALGDSSLGRSLQSISEVPIDRVQERGAARAGMVGDAPDTFPDMTRFAESGSAKAAMESSANPSTSDQEEPPSDDDVPYFSDIEAMILDMDLDPPDLDSYTAKQVIRYHPEESKRTIIRLEQCARSCMHRAMTSHGAFAILYGRHLKYFIKKTEVILGRSTDDIDVDIDLRKEGNANKVSRRQDGTGWIFLFEEYWKEFDNSEWQVG; from the exons ATGGCAACCACTGCTCCAATCACCCCACCTTGGATTTCCGAAGACGACCTCTTGTTGAAGAACGCCGTCGAG GCTGGTGCTTCTCTGGAAGCACTCGCTAAAGGTGCAGTGCAATTTTCTCGCAGATACACATTACAAGAACTGCGGGAACGGTGGCACTCACTTCTTTACGATCCTGATATTTCAGAGCTTTCTTCTGCTTGTATGATAGAGCTTGAACTTTCTGGTGTCAGCCCTTCTTTAAAGTTTAATAGATCGGAAAACATTAAAGGAAACAAGGAGGTTCCTCAAAAGAGAAAAATCATGAGCATCCGCAAACAGTACTATGCCATGCGAAAGAAAATTCGAAATGAAATTTTCAATTCCTCTGATCTTGGTTTTCTGGATGAACCCAATTTACATGATTTCAGTGCACATGGAGATGATTTTCAGCAGCATGCTACACATGATGCTGTGTCCCGGGACAGAAATGTCCTTGGAGACTGTATTTCAGATAATTTAGGGTTCCAGGAAGCAGAACTGACTATCCTGCGCAATGCTTTCCCAGAAGCATTAGGTGAGATTGCTCCCACCCCTTCTATTGCATATCAGACTGGATGCACAAATACAGCTGATGATAATCAAGTAAATGaagttttgaggaaaaatggATTCTCTGAGGGTTTTTCAGCTTCATTACAGGAGAGGGGTACTTGTATTCAGCCTAGGATTAAACTCAGTGAAGTCCCTCATGTGCCCAAAGGTAATTCCCTTAGCTATGGAAAAAGCTTAGTTAGTGAGGAATGCTTTCAACCGTCAGCTACATCAGATGGTGAATTTACAGATCTACTACCAGATTCCCTTTTGAATCTTTCAAATGACGATGAGATTCTCATGGTGGACGAGGATGTGAGGAACATAGTAGACAAGTCATCTGATAAAAATGCTATTCTCATGGATTCTTCTGATCGCGTTCAGGAAGGTGGGGCATGTACTCATGAATCTGAAACGTTTGTGGATTCAAAAACAATTCCTTTACCTCCAAATGGTGCAATGCCTATCGACTCAGAGGTTGTTGCTTCTTCTACATGTGGTCCAGAAGTTTCTTCTTGTTCAGAGATTAATTTGCCATCTAACTTAACATCAAATCCTGATACAAATAAACTAAGTGATGGTAGCATTTGCTGTACACTAAACACTGAGGACACTGAAATCCCGTGTAATGATGATATATTCTTACTTATCCACCCTTCCACATCATTTGGTTCTGCTGTGACATCACCCAGGAGTGCACGCTATATGGACACATCATCTGCTGCTAATCAGAAGGATGCTAAACAAGGAGTGAACTCCTTAATAAGAGGGAAAGATTCTGTACAATCTCTTGGGTGGCCACACAAGATTGGACAAACCATCTTAGGAGAAACACGTGTTCAGCATAAAGTGGTTGCATGTGCGGTGAAATCCAAATTGCCTGATACCAACCGTCTTGCTTTGCTTCCTGGGGATGCTAACAGGGCACTTGGAGACTCAAGTCTAGGCAGATCCCTGCAATCAATTTCAGAGGTCCCCATTGATAGAGTGCAAGAGCGAGGTGCTGCTAGAGCTGGAATG GTTGGGGATGCACCAGACACATTTCCTGACATGACACGATTTGCTGAATCAGGCTCTGCTAAAGCTGCTATGGAATCGTCAGCCAACCCCTCAACATCAGACCAGGAAGAACCACCAAGTGATGATGATGTCCCTTATTTTTCTGATATTGAAGCTATG ATACTTGACATGGACTTAGATCCACCTGATCTAGACTCATATACTGCAAAACAAG TAATAAGGTATCATCCTGAGGAAAGTAAAAGGACAATCATAAGGTTGGAACAATGTGCTCGTTCTTGTATGCATAGAGCCATGACATCTCATGGGGCTTTTGCCATCTTATATGGCCGTCATCTAAAGTACTTCATCAAGAAAACAGAG GTTATTCTTGGGAGATCAACAGATGACATTGATGTTGATATTGATTTGCGAAAAGAAGGCAATGCGAACAAAGTGTCTAGACGTCAA GATGGAACGGGATGGATCTTTCTTTTTGAGGAATATTGGAAAGAGTTCGATAACAGTGAATGGCAAGTCGGTTGA
- the LOC116014010 gene encoding ribosomal RNA small subunit methyltransferase, mitochondrial isoform X1: MLHRQYLLQYNIFRHLLPRHFLQRQLRSKSSRRFNGGRSNHEEDDGNVRRKIENQEANIYLLKSRGQHLLTNPRVLDSIVGKSNVLPTDTVLEIGPGTGNLTLKLVSVAERVIAIEIDKRMVEILNKRAAEHGLGDKLSIVCQGALKTEFPRFDLMVANIPYGISSPLVAKLVFGANAYRSATLLLQKEFARRLLANPGDSEFNRLAVNVKLVADVEFVMDVSKRDFLPCPKVDSSVVKIHPKASIPDVNLDEWWAFTRTCFTKKNKTLGATFKQKRLLMELMKLQESVEDCNLQSGLEIIELASFREMIMNILSSGGFDDKRPSKLSHEELLHLLSLFNQSGISFHGPAKPKNPRQTTFAAACDPT, encoded by the exons ATGCTTCATCGTCAATATCTGCTCCAATATAATATCTTCAGGCACCTCCTTCCCCGGCATTTTCTTCAGCGACAGCTTCGTTCAAAATCAAGCCGTCGCTTCAACGGCGGCAGGAGCAACCACGAAGAAGACGACGGCAACGTTCGCCGGAAAATCGAAAACCAAGAAGCAAACATATATTTGCTCAAGAGCAGAGGCCAACACCTTCTTACTAACCCGCGAGTTCTTGACTCCATCGTCGGGAAATCCAACGTACTCCCCACTGATACTGTCCTGGAAATCGGGCCCGGCACCGGAAACCTCACTCTTAAGCTCGTAAGTGTCGCCGAAAGAGTCATAGCCATCGAGATTGACAAACGCATGGTGGAGATCCTTAACAAACGCGCGGCTGAACACGGCCTCGGTGATAAATTAAGT ATTGTATGCCAAGGTGCGCTAAAGACCGAGTTTCCGCGGTTTGATCTCATGGTAGCCAACATTCCATATGGGATTTCCTCACCTCTGGTGGCTAAATTGGTGTTCGGGGCGAATGCATATCGGAGCGCCACACTTCTGCTACAGAAGGAATTCGCGAGGAGGCTGCTGGCGAACCCGGGCGATTCTGAGTTCAACAGGCTGGCCGTGAATGTGAAGCTGGTGGCTGATGTGGAGTTTGTGATGGATGTGAGCAAGCGGGACTTCTTACCTTGCCCAAAAGTCGATTCCTCGGTTGTCAAGATTCATCCAAAAGCTTCAATCCCGGATGTCAATCTCGATGAATGGTGGGCATTCACAAGAACTTGTTTTACCAAGAAGAACAAGACCCTGGGCGCGACGTTTAAGCAGAAAAGACTGTTAATGGAGCTGATGAAACTGCAAGAAAGTGTTGAAGACTGTAATTTGCAGTCTGGCTTGGAAATAATAGAGTTGGCCTCTTTTAGGGAGATGATTATGAACATTCTAAGTTCTGGTGGATTTGATGATAAGAGGCCATCTAAGCTCTCCCATGAAGAGTTGCTGCATTTGCTGTCGCTGTTTAATCAATCTGGGATATCATTTCATGGTCCTGCTAAGCCCAAGAATCCGAGACAGACAACTTTTGCTGCAGCTTGTGATCCAACATAA
- the LOC116014010 gene encoding ribosomal RNA small subunit methyltransferase, mitochondrial isoform X2, which produces MLHRQYLLQYNIFRHLLPRHFLQRQLRSKSSRRFNGGRSNHEEDDGNVRRKIENQEANIYLLKSRGQHLLTNPRVLDSIVGKSNVLPTDTVLEIGPGTGNLTLKLIVCQGALKTEFPRFDLMVANIPYGISSPLVAKLVFGANAYRSATLLLQKEFARRLLANPGDSEFNRLAVNVKLVADVEFVMDVSKRDFLPCPKVDSSVVKIHPKASIPDVNLDEWWAFTRTCFTKKNKTLGATFKQKRLLMELMKLQESVEDCNLQSGLEIIELASFREMIMNILSSGGFDDKRPSKLSHEELLHLLSLFNQSGISFHGPAKPKNPRQTTFAAACDPT; this is translated from the exons ATGCTTCATCGTCAATATCTGCTCCAATATAATATCTTCAGGCACCTCCTTCCCCGGCATTTTCTTCAGCGACAGCTTCGTTCAAAATCAAGCCGTCGCTTCAACGGCGGCAGGAGCAACCACGAAGAAGACGACGGCAACGTTCGCCGGAAAATCGAAAACCAAGAAGCAAACATATATTTGCTCAAGAGCAGAGGCCAACACCTTCTTACTAACCCGCGAGTTCTTGACTCCATCGTCGGGAAATCCAACGTACTCCCCACTGATACTGTCCTGGAAATCGGGCCCGGCACCGGAAACCTCACTCTTAAGCTC ATTGTATGCCAAGGTGCGCTAAAGACCGAGTTTCCGCGGTTTGATCTCATGGTAGCCAACATTCCATATGGGATTTCCTCACCTCTGGTGGCTAAATTGGTGTTCGGGGCGAATGCATATCGGAGCGCCACACTTCTGCTACAGAAGGAATTCGCGAGGAGGCTGCTGGCGAACCCGGGCGATTCTGAGTTCAACAGGCTGGCCGTGAATGTGAAGCTGGTGGCTGATGTGGAGTTTGTGATGGATGTGAGCAAGCGGGACTTCTTACCTTGCCCAAAAGTCGATTCCTCGGTTGTCAAGATTCATCCAAAAGCTTCAATCCCGGATGTCAATCTCGATGAATGGTGGGCATTCACAAGAACTTGTTTTACCAAGAAGAACAAGACCCTGGGCGCGACGTTTAAGCAGAAAAGACTGTTAATGGAGCTGATGAAACTGCAAGAAAGTGTTGAAGACTGTAATTTGCAGTCTGGCTTGGAAATAATAGAGTTGGCCTCTTTTAGGGAGATGATTATGAACATTCTAAGTTCTGGTGGATTTGATGATAAGAGGCCATCTAAGCTCTCCCATGAAGAGTTGCTGCATTTGCTGTCGCTGTTTAATCAATCTGGGATATCATTTCATGGTCCTGCTAAGCCCAAGAATCCGAGACAGACAACTTTTGCTGCAGCTTGTGATCCAACATAA